From Rutidosis leptorrhynchoides isolate AG116_Rl617_1_P2 chromosome 3, CSIRO_AGI_Rlap_v1, whole genome shotgun sequence, a single genomic window includes:
- the LOC139901144 gene encoding uncharacterized protein codes for MTHKGKKYEWTDLHESAFQLLKEKLTTAPILPLPEGTEDFMIYCDASRKGFGCLLMQRKKVIAYGSRQLKEFATYFDQKLLNMGQRRRVELLNDYNCEIRYHPSKAKVVIYALSGKEKAKPLRVRALNVTV; via the exons atgactcacaagggtaagaagtatgaatggactgatCTGCATGAGTCCGCATTTCAGTTATTAAAAGAGAAATTAACTACTGCCCCAATTTTGCCCTTGCCCGAAGGAACCGAGGACTtcatgatttattgtgatgcttcacgaaaGGGTTTTGGTTGCttgttgatgcaacggaagaaagtgattgcctatggatCACGACAACTGAAA GAGTTTGCAACATATTTCGATCAGAAACTGCTCAACATGGGACAGAGACGTAGGGTAGAGCTGTTGAACGACTATAACtgcgagattcgctatcatcctagCAAGGCTAAGGTGGTTATATATGCCTTGAGTGGGAAAGAGAAGGCtaaacctctccgagttagagcattgaacgtGACTGTCTGA